The sequence TCACCGGAATTACGCTGGCGCACTTCTGGATCACGCTGATCCTGCTCGGCTTCGGCTGGAACTTCGGCTTCATCGGCGCCACGGCGATGCTGGCCGAAACCTACCGTCCCGAAGAACGCGGCAAAGTACAGGGTCTGAATGATTTCCTTGTCTTAGGGTCAGCAGCTACAGCATCGCTGCTCTCCGGCAAGCTGATCGGCGGGCCGGGCTGGGCCTTCATCAACATGATCGTATTCCCGGTCGTGATGTTGAGCCTCGCGGCACTGGCCTGGTCGTTCTGGCTGCGTAGAACGGCCGGCAGGGAGAAAGCTTGACCGCGTCGTAAAGCCGTTCTCAACTCGCTTTACGGGGGGAAAAGCTGGGAGGAACGCTGCTCTTTCCCGCCGCACGGTTCAGCCGGCGCGGCGTCCTCGGACGGCCGTCAGAAACGGGCCGGCCAGAGGAGGAATGTGGACGTGATCTATCTCATAATTCTATGTGCGTTGCTTGCGCTCGCCTATGGCGTGTGGGCGACCCGTTCGGTCCTCGCGGCCGACGCCGGCTCTGCCAGAATGCAGGAAATCGCCGCTGCGGTGCGGGAAGGCGCCAGCGCCTATCTGCGGCGGCAATACATGACCATCGCCATCGTCGGCGTAGTGATCTTCGTCATCGTCGCCTGGCTGCTGTCGCTGACCGTTGCGATCGGTTTCGCGATCGGCGCCATTCTTTCCGGCCTCGCCGGCTTCATCGGCATGAACGTGTCCGTTCGCGCCAATGTCCGCACCGCGCAGGCGGCGACGAAGAGTCTCGCCGAGGGCCTCGAGATCGCCTTCAAGTCCGGCGCCATCACCGGCATGCTGGTGGCGGGCCTCGCGCTGCTCGGTGTCGCCGGCTACTACTTCATCCTGACCCGCATCATCGGCCACTCGCCGGATGACCGCATCGTCATCAATGCGCTCGTCTCGCTCGGCTTCGGCGCCTCCCTGATCTCGATCTTCGCCCGTCTCGGCGGCGGCATCTTTACCAAGGGCGCGGATGTCGGCGGCGACCTCGTCGGCAAGGTCGAGGCGGGCATTCCGGAGGACGACCCGCGCAACCCGGCCACCATCGCCGACAATGTCGGCGACAATGTCGGCGATTGCGCCGGCATGGCAGCCGACCTGTTCGAAACCTACGTCGTGACTGTGGTGGCGACGATGGTGCTGGCGGCGATCTTCTTCGCGGCCTCGCCGATCTTCGGCAACATCATGCTCTATCCGCTCGGCATCGGCGCCGTCTGCATCCTGACCTCGATCGCCGGCACCTTCTTCGTCAAGCTCGGCGCCAACCAGTCGATCATGGGCGCCCTCTACAAGGGCTTCATCGCCTCGGCGCTGTTGTCGATCATCGGTCTGGCGATCGCGACCCAGCTGCTGATCGGCTGGGGCGAGATCGGCACCGCGGCGGGCTTCACCATCACCGGCACCCGCCTGTTCCTGTGCGGCCTCGTCGGCCTCGCGGTCACCGGACTGATCGTCTGGATCACCGAATACTATACCGGCATCGGCTATCGTCCGGTCCGATCGATCTCCCAGGCGTCGGTGACCGGCCACGGCACCAACGTGATCCAGGGCCTGGCCGTCTCGCTCGAATCGACCGCGCTTCCGACTCTGGTCATCGTCGCCGGCATCATCTCGACCTATTCGCTGGCGGGCCTGTTCGGCACCGCCGTCGCGGTCTCGACGATGCTGGGGCTGGCCGGCATGGTGGTGGCGCTCGATGCCTTCGGCCCCGTCACCGACAATGCCGGCGGCATCGCCGAAATGGCGGGCCTGCCCAAGGAAGTGCGCAAGTCGACCGATGCGCTCGACGCGGTCGGCAACACCACCAAGGCGGTCACCAAGGGCTATGCCATCGGTTCGGCCGGCCTCGGCGCGCTCGTCCTGTTCGCCGCCTACAATTACGACCTGACCTATTTCATCACCGAGGCGAACAAGGAGGGCTCGACGGCCTTCCAGTACTTCAAGGGCGTCATTCCGGACTTCACCCTCTCCAACCCCTATGTCGTGGTCGGATTGCTGCTGGGCGGCCTGATTCCCTACATCTTCGGCGGTATCACCATGACCGCGGTCGGTCGCGCCGCCGGCGCGATCGTCGAGGAAGTGCGCCGCCAGTTCCGCGACAAGCCGGGCATCATGGCCGGCACGGAGAAGCCGGATTACGGCCGCGCCGTCGATATCCTGACCAAGGCAGCGATCAAGGAAATGGTCGTTCCCTCGCTGCTGCCGGTGCTGGCCCCAATCGTCGTCTATTTCCTGATCTATTGGATCGCCGGAAAGAGCGAGGCCTTCTCGACCGTCGGCGCGATGCTGCTCGGCGTGATCGTGACGGGCCTGTTCGTCGCCATCTCGATGACTTCGGGCGGCGGCGCCTGGGACAATGCCAAGAAGTCGTTCGAGGATGGCTTCGTCGATGCCAACGGGCAGACCCACTACAAGGGGTCGGACGCGCACAAGGCATCGGTGACGGGCGACACCGTCGGCGACCCCTACAAGGACACGGCCGGTCCGGCCGTCAATCCGGCGATCAAGATCACGAACATCGTGGCCTTGCTGCTGCTGGCCGTCCTCGCCCAGTAGGGCAGGCTATCCTACGCAAAGAAAAGGCCCTCTCCGCGACGCGGGGAGGGCCTTCTGATTCGTCTCGCCGGAGCGGCTCGGCGTTAGCCGCCGAACGGATTGGCGCCCATGCCGACGGTTCCGGTGAGGACCTGCTCGAGGAAGCCCTGGTCCTTGCCGCCGGTCGGCGTCGTCTGGCTGACGTAATCGAAGATCTTGCCGTCCTGGATGCCGTAATTGGCGACCTTTTCGACTTCGTTCTTCTTGTTGAAATAGACCGCCAGGATCTTCTGGTCGACGACCTTGCGGTTCATGAAGGCGACCGGACGCTTGCGGGTCTGGCTGATGTAATAATAGACCTCGCCGTCATATTCCGCCGAAGTCGACGGCGACCCGAGCACGATCTGGACCTGCTCGCGGCTGGCGCCGACCGGCACCTGCTCGACCGCGTTGCGCGGCGGAACATAGCCGGACTGATACGTCTCGTTCAGGCCGCCAAGCCCGCCGGCGCCGCTTGCAATCTTCGTGCACGCGCCGAGCGAAACGATCGCAACCGCCGCCAGCATGCCAACGCTGGCCCGCCGCACGATGGGGCTGACTGCCAAGCGCCGATCTCTCATGCTGAACTCCATTCCATTCTCCTCGCCCAGTCACTGGGTTGGCATTCTCCCTAGCCTGCGCTAGGGCTCGTGGCAATCATCCTTGCAAGGGCAACGGGCAGCACCATCTCTGGCAGGAGAGCTCCGCCCCCATGCCCAAGCTGACCAACCAGATTTGGAGATCGGTCGAATGTTCCGCCGCCTGTTCACTCGCAATCGCAGGAACGAGGCCATAGCATATTCGCTTTACGGCGCCATCGTGGCGCAGGCACGGCAACCTGCGCTCTATACCGAATTCGCCGTGCCGGATACGCTGGATGGCCGTTTCGACATGATCGTCCTGCATGGGTTCCTGCTGTTCCACCGCCTCAAGGACGAGAGCGCCGAGGACCGGCAGGTCGGCCAGGACGTGTTCGACATCTTCCTCAAGGACATGGACGGCACGCTGCGTGAAATGGGTGTCGGCGATATTTCCGTGCCCAAGAAGCTGAAGAAGATGGCCGAAGCCTTCTTCGGCCGCATTCGCGCCTATGACGAGGCGCTGCTCTCCGGCGAGCGGGCCAAGCTCGTTGATGCGATCGAGCGCAATGTGTTCCCGGACGGCGCCTCGGCTGCCGTGGGCGAGCGCATCGCGGACTATGTCGAGGCGGCCGTCGTGGCGCTTGCGGCGCAGCCGCTGCCGGTGATTCTCTCCGGCAAACTCGACTATTCCTCCCTTCCCACACCCTCCGCGGCGGCATGATGACTGAGCTTTCCCTGACCCGAAACATCGACGTCTCGCATCTCGGCAATGCCGGCGTGAAGCAGCACATCGTGGCGAATGCGGCCGAGCGGCAGAGCCTGCAGACAGCGTTCGACCTGCTCGGACTGGTGTCGCTGGAGGCCGATGTCGAGCTGAAGCCCTGGGGCCCGAAGGGCGTCAAGGTGGATGGCCGTCTGCGCGCCGAGGTCGTCCAGGCCTGCGTCGTGACGCTGCAGCCGGTGCCGGCGCATATTGACCACCGATTCTCGCTGAGCTTCCTTCCGCCCGACGCCATTGCCGAGGATCCGAAGACGGTCGCCGAGGCGGAAGTGATCGTCATCTACGACGAGGAAGACCCGCCGGAGCCGCTGGAAGGCCACTCGATCGATTTCGGACCGATCCTGGCCGAGCAGCTGGCGCTGGCGCTCGATCCCTATCCGCGGGCTCCCGGCGCGAGCCTGCAGGATCCGGTGGAAGAGGGCGCGGAAAACGCTGCGTCGCCCTTTGCCGCCCTGTCGAAGCTGCGCGACAAATGATAGCAAAGGGCCATGAATCGGCCACACGGTGATTGAAAGACTGTTGTCTCACCGGCCGAAACAGTTATTTTCCAGCGCCGTCGTCGCCGGGCCTTCGCTCAGAGCGGCCGCGTCGAACAGGGGCGGAATGGTTCAAGCGATTAGAATAGCGATCGACGCGATGGGCGGCGATAACGGTCCCGCGACAGTGCTCGCGGGCGCCGACATAGCCCTCGTGCGTCGTCCCGAGCTGCGCTATCAGCTCTTCGGCGAGGAGAAGGCGGTTCTTCCGCTTCTCGAATCCTACCCACGCGTGAAGGCGGCCTCCACCTTCACCCATTGCGACGTCACCGTTCAGATGGATGACAAGCCCAGCCAGGCCCTGCGCAAGGGCCGCTGGAAATCGTCCATGTGGCGGGCGCTGGAAGCGGTGAAGAAGGGCGAGGCCGATGCCGCGCTCTCCGCCGGCAATACCGGCGCGCTGATGGCGATGTCGAAGTTCTGCCTGCGCACCATGGCCGGAATCGAGCGCCCCGCGCTTGCCGCCATCTGGCCGACCCTGCGCGGCGAGAGCGTCGTGCTCGACGTGGGCGCGACCATCAATGCCGATGCGCAGCAGCTGATCGATTTCGCCATGATGGGCGGCGCGATGGCGCGGGCGCTTCTCGATGTCGAGAAGCCGACCGTCGGCCTGCTCAATATCGGCGTCGAGGAAATGAAGGGCCTTGAGGAGGTCCGCGTCGCCGGACAGCTCCTGCGCGAGGCCGACCTCAAGCACCTGCGCTATATGGGCTTCGTCGAGGGCGATGATATCGGCAAGGGCACGGTCGACGTCGTCGTCACCGAAGCTTTCGCCGGCAACATCGCGCTGAAGACGGCCGAAGGCACGGCCCGCCAGATTTCGACCCATCTGCGCGATGCGATGAGCCGCACCCTGATGGGCAAGATTGGCTACCTGTTTGCCAAGGGCGCGTTCCAGCAGCTACGCCAGAAGCTGGATCCGCGGGCTTCCAACGGCGCCGTGCTGCTCGGCCTGAACGGCATCGTCATCAAGAGCCACGGCGGCACCGACGGCGTCGGTTTCGCCAATGCGATCGAAGTCGGCTACAGCATGGCCAAGAACGACTTCCTGTCCAAGATCAATCAGGATCTCTCCGACTACCATCGCGCGGGCTTCGCGCGGGGTGTGGCAGCGATCGTCGATGAAGGTGCGATGTGAGTTTCATCCGTTCGGTCGTTCTCGGCTGCGGCAGCTACCTGCCCGAGAAGACCCTGACCAACGCCCAGCTGTCGGAAATGGTGGAAACGTCGGATGACTGGATCGTCCAGCGCACCGGCATCCGCGAACGCCACATCGCCGCCGAAGGCGAGCTGACGTCGGATCTGGCGACGGCCGCTGCGAAGCTGGCGCTGTCCGATGCGGGCCTCACCATCGGCGAGATCGACATGATCATCGTCGCCACCGCCACTCCGGACGATACCTTTCCCGCGACCGCCGTCACCGTGCAGCGCAAGCTCGGCATGGAGCATGGCGCCGCCTTCGACATGCAGGCGGTCTGCTCCGGCTTCGTCTTCGCGCTGTCGACGGCCGACGCTTTCATCCGCGCCAGCCAGGCGAAGCGGATCCTCGTCATCGGCGCGGAAACCTTCTCGCGCATCCTCGACTGGACCGACCGCACCACCTGCGTGCTGTTCGGCGACGGCGCCGGCGCGGTCATCCTCGGGGCCTCCGTCCAGGATGGCACGCGCGAGGATCGCGGCGTGCTGACGACGCATCTGCGCTCCGACGGCCGCCACCGCGAAAAGCTCTATGTGGACGGCGGCCCGTCCTCGACGGGCACGGTCGGCCATCTGCGCATGGAGGGCCGCGAGGTCTTCAAGCATGCGGTGGGCATGATCACCGACGTGATCGAGGACGCGTTCCGGGCCACCGGCTACGGCGCCGACGATGTCGACTGGTTCGTGCCGCACCAGGCCAATTTGCGCATCATCGACGGCAGCGCCAAGAAGCTCGGCATCGAGAGCGAAAAGGTCGTGCGCACGGTTTCGCTGCATGGCAACACCTCCGCCGCCTCCATCCCGCTCGCCCTTTCGGTCGCGCGCGACGATGGCCGCATCAAGCGCGGCGACCTGATCCTGCTCGAAGCCATGGGCGGCGGCTTCACCTGGGGCTCCGTCCTGCTTCGCTGGTAGGAAATCTGCCATAGATGCCCGCACCTTAGGATCAAGGACGTTGACCGGTCCTTGCTCTGGCAATAGGCTTGCCAATGGGGAAGTGACGTTGGGTCGCCAAGCATAACATCGGGAAACGAGACCATGTCAGGCAAGACTGTCACGCGCGCCGACCTTTGTGAGGCGGTGTATCAGAAGGTGGGATTGTCGCGAACGGAATCCGCCGATCTGGTCGAGTCGGTTCTTGACGAGATCAGCGCGTGTATTGTCCGGGGCGAATCTGTCAAACTATCGTCATTCGGGTCCTTCCTGGTCCGCTCCAAGGGTGAGCGGGTCGGGCGAAATCCGAAGACGGGCGAAGAAGTTCCGATCGCACCGCGCCGCGTGATGGTCTTCAAGCCCAGCAATGTCCTCAAGCAGAGGATCAACGGCTCACTCGTCCCGAACGGGCATGACACATCCGAGGATGAGTGATCCCGCAGTCGGACGAAGCGGGCGCCGAAGCGTGAGAGTTGATGTCCAAGGGTCCTGACGCGTTCCGGACGATCAGTGAGGTGGCCGAGGAACTCGACCTGCCGCAGCACGTCCTGCGGTTTTGGGAGACCCGGTTCACCCAGATCAAGCCGATGAAGCGCGGTGGTGGCCGTCGCTACTATCGCCCCGACGACATTGACCTGCTGCGCGGTATCCGGCGGCTGCTCTATGGTGAAGGCTATACCATCAAGGGCGTGCAGCGGATCCTGAAGGAACAGGGGCCGCGCCATGTGATCGCGGCCGGGCAGGGCATGGGTCTCGATCCAGCGCCCGAGGGCGACGAGCCTGAAGATTACGGCGCCGACAGCGCCCAGGACCTCGATTTCGAGCCCGCTTCCGATCTCGACGATTTCGACGACGCGCCAGAGCCGGCTGACCATGGCCGCCGCGAGCCGATGTTTGGCGCGCGGGCCGATTCGGCGCCCGAACGCCACCACGCCGCGCCCTCCATCCGCGTCGCCGGCGAAAGGCCGCTGCCGCAGGAGCCATCCTTCCACAGCAGGTCGCAGGCAGAGTCCGCGCCGCCTCAGCATTCCCGCATTCCGGCCGCGCCGCCCGATCTGCCGGCCTCAGCGGATGACTATCTGCCGCCCCTGGTCGCCGATCTGCCTTCGCCGCCCGAGCGCGGCGCGGGCTCCGCGCGGGGCGAATCGCCCTATGCGCCCCCGCAGGCTTCCAGCCGCCGCGAGCCGCAGCTTTCGCAGCATCGCTCGCATGGCGGGGACGACGACTATGTGGAGCCGCCGCCGGAGAGGCATTCAGCGCCGCCGGCATCGCCCGCGCGCGCTGCCGAACGCCATGCCGTTGCGCAGCAGCCCGCATCTTCCGGACTGGGCCATGGCGATCGTGAGCGGCTGCAGGCGACGCTGATGGAGTTGCTGGAGTGCAAGCGCATCCTCGATAACGTGCGCTAGGCAAGGGCGGGCAGGGCGCCCGGCCCTTTTTCCGGCATCGCGCAATCCATCCACTGGAAATGCGCATGGCATGGAGCACCGGGGTCGAATAGCCGGTGACAAGCGCGCGCGAACCATGCTAACAGCGGCGCATCGGCAGTCGACCAGAGACTGACCGGCGCGGTTCACACCGCTCGAGGGCCAAGGCCCTTGATGGATAAGCGGATTTTCGGATCCGATGGTTACGGAGCGTAGCGCAGCCTGGTAGCGCACTTGTCTGGGGGACAAGGGGTCGCAGGTTCAAATCCTGCCGTTCCGACCAACCACTTAGCTCATTGCTTCCAATCGTATCGACGAAGTCGTTTTGGCAGTGTGCGGCCGTCTGTGGGTCATCGCCCACTTGGCGGATCCTCCATCGGCGATGGCCACTTCCCGTCGACCGATCCCAGGCCTGCTGTGCATGGTGCGGACGGCCCGAAGCGCGAACGCTCCGAACTGCGGGAAGGGTGGGCACCGATCTCCGCATGACGCCAAGTAACGCGACGCCACGTCCGCCATCGACAATGAAGGCAGCCGGAATTTAGTTCCGCCTTAGCTGTGGCATGGCAGAGGCTCGCCCGGCCTCAAAAGAAAGCCCGCGGCGATGCGAAGGCCAGCGGGCGGTCAAGTTCGGGGCGTGGCCAGGGTTCAAAGGCTTCCCCGGCGGCGCATTCTAGCACAGCAGAATTCCAAGGCACCCATCCCGGGAAACGGTCCATGATCCGCCTGTCGGCGGACGGCGCGCCGCGGCTCATCCATTTCCGGGTTCGGCGGGGGCGGTAGCCACCGCTTTCGACCGGGCGGGACCAAAGGCTCGGGGTCAGAACTTGTAGTTCAGTCCGAGCTTTGCCGTCTGCATCTTCAGATCGACCGGGAACGGGCCGGCGTCGCCAAGGTGAAAGTACTTCGAGCCCAGATCGGCATAGAGATATTCGACCTTGGCCGTGACATTGCCTGCGAAAGCGTATTCGAAGCCGGCGCCGACCGTCCATCCGGTGAAGGTCTGCGTATCGGAGCCGTGGCTATCAAACGTCACCGGGAATGACTGGGTGAATTGGCTGTCGAGTTCGGTGTTGGCCCAGGCGAAGCCACCTGTGACATAGGGCAGGAAGCGGTCGATGGCATAGCCGGCGCGGCCGCGCACGGTGCCGAAGGATTCCACCTTGGCCTGGTATCCCAGCGAGTAGGGGAAGATGAAGGTGTTGTTGTAGACGGTATCGTCGGAGAGGTCGGCCCAGGCGGCATCAGCCTCCACGCCGAGAACTACCTTGTTCGAGAACTCGAAATTGTATCCGACTTGTCCACCACCGAAGAAACCATCCGGCTGCGGTGTTTCGACGGGGGCGAAATAGTCACCGTCCGTCTTCGCCCAACCATAGCCGCCATGAACACCGGCGTAGAAGCCCGTCCAGTTGAACGCCTCCGGAAGCGCGACCGGAGCCGGCTCGGGTGCGAGGTCAGCCGCACAGGCGGAAGACGTGACCACGGCAGCGATGGCCGCCAAATAAAGAGCGCGCATGAAATCCCCCCTCCACGCGAAAGTTCATCCTTTCCTTAGCTTACGTAGGGGATTTGGCGCTGTAGCGGCCCCGCAACACGGAAAGGAGATTATGATCCTATTAACCCCGTGCGGCGTTCCTCGTCAGCGCTTATTGCAAGAAGGATTTGGCGCCGCGAAAAGCCAGACGCAGCGGATGCCGGCAGCTCCGTCGATGAGTCGATGGCTTCGGCAGGACGGGCCACCGGACAAAGGCGGTCTTGTCTGTCCCCAGGCATGTCCGCCGCCGCGACGTTCAAGGTGAAGGAGGAACCATGGCGGGATGGGCAACCATTGGGCCCGTCTTTTACTCACCTGCATCTTAAGGCGGCAGCTCTTCTACCTCCCTCCAGCCTTGGAACGGTTCTCGCCGGCAGCATTGGACAATGGGGGGGACATATTGCTTGTGACCGGGGTCACATTTTCCTAGGGTGCATCATAGTTTAGTCAGATTCGCGGATTATGGATTTCATCATGTCTATGATGATCCGATTTTTTGTTGCCAGGCTGCCCGGGAAAACGCGCGATTTCTCCCGGAGTGGCATTTTGTCGAGCTGATTACCGCGCAGTTCTTCCACTCCGGGGACCTCAGATCGTCGATTTGCGGCCAATTTGCTGTGCCGGGTGCACCTAGCCGGAGCTATCCATGTTTACGCTTTCGTTCTTCCTGACCTCCCCTGCGACCGTGACCTGCTCGCGGTGTTTTGCCATGCGCGCCGGCTTGAGTGTTTCCTCGCCGGCCCCTGTGCGTTGGGGTGTCGGAGGCTTGATCTGATGGACGAGTTGATCCTGGAGCGGCCATCGCGCCGCCGGACCCCGATCGAGGACGGAGATTCCTTCCAGCAGTTTGGCGCGCTGCCCTGGCGGCGCAACAAGCATGGCGATATTCGCGTGCTGCTCGTCACCTCGCGCGAGCGGGGCCGCTGGCTGTTCCCGAAGGGATGGCTCGCCGAAGGACGCACGGCGCATGAGAGCGCTGCGACGGAAGCCTTCGAGGAAGCCGGCGTGATCGGCGACGTCGACGACCGTGCGCTCGGCTCCTACAATTACGAGAAGATCCTGCGTGACCAGTCGACTGTCGACTGCATCGTCACGATGTTCGCCCTGCGCGTCCGTGGCACGCTGCTGCAGTGGCGCGAGCGCGGCGAACGCAAGCGCCGGTGGTGCAATCTCAGTGAGGCCATCGACCTGGTTTCGGACGAGGGACTCGGGCGATTGCTGCGCGAGGTGCAGGCGGATGGCCGGTTGCTCGCCCAGGCGGATGTGCCGCCCAAGCGCTGATACGGCGACGTCTATTCGTCGGACCGGACGGTTTGGTTCAAGGGGCCGGGATCGGTCGATGGCGTCGGGATCGCGATCCCGATGCTGGCCACCGTATAACGGACGCGGCGGAGTGCTTCGCGACCCTTGCCGCCCAGCTTGACCGCCACGCCGGCGGCGATGGTGTCGATCACCGCCATATGCGCGTAACGTGACGGGGTTGGCAGCAGGATGTTGCCATCCTCCTCGATGACTATCGGGATGACGGTTCCGGCCGCCTTGGCAAGCGGCGTGCCGGGCCGGGTCATCGCCACGGTCGTCGCGCCGAACGAGCCGGCGATCTCGACCGCCTGGATCACGGCCCGAGAATTGCCGCTGTTGGAGATCGCGAACACGGCATCGCCCGGCTGCAGCGTCGCCGCCGACATGCGCATCTGGTGGCCGTCGGTGTAGACCGAGACGGGAATGCCGAGCCGGAACAGGCGCAGCTTCGCATCCTCGATCATCGCGGCCGAGCCGCCGCCCTGCCCATAGAGATCGATGCGCCGCGCCTTGGCGAAGGCGTCGATGGCGGCGCCCACGGCCGCGGTATCCAACTGGTCCAGCGTCTCGCGAACGGTCGTGGCGGCCCGCATCATGATCGTCTGCGCCAGCTGACCGACATCGTCGCTGAAGACACGGTCGGAACGCAGATAGACCGCGGCGACGGTCAGGGTCGTCGCCAGGCCGATCTTGAACTCGTTGAACGAGCCGCAGCCTACGGAACGGCAGAAGCGCGTCACCGTCGGCTGGCTGACGCCGGCCTTGCTGGCGAGGTCGGCGATGGTGAGCCGCGTTGCCGCCTCAAAATCCTGCCGCACCACTTCCGCGACGCGTCGCTCGGCCGGCGAAAGGTCGGTTTCCACCCGCTCGATACGCGAGACAATGTCGATGGCAGCGGTGGAGACGGGTGGCTTTCGTGAAGGCATCCGGCAGTCTCTTCAAGTCTTGATGCGACGGCAGCTCCGACCCGCCGCCAGTCTTCGCGTCCCGCGAGTCGGATCCGACAGCAGGGCGACCGCCCGCGACGAGGAACGGAAGAAATTGAATTACATGTTTTCACGACTTCGACAAGGACACTGCCGCGGGGCGCGACACGTGCGTTCCACATCGCGGCACGGACAATTTTGTATTGCGATCAAACATATTCGGCAGAAAGGCTTGTCTTCGAGGGCAGGCGGATGTTTTCGCCCGCGCCGGCATTCGGCCTTGCGGAGATCGAATTATTGTAACATCATTTCAGGAATGAGCCGCTCCTAAGGGCGGACGGGGAACAGAGCTGACGGGACGAGCCGCAAAGGCCGCCGGCAGCTTTCAGGGAATGTGGGGGCGCTAGCGTGAACGCTATCGATGCTCTTGGCTTGTCGCGCGCAGGCGCGGCCGCGCCGGCCAAAATGGTCGTCGAGGGAGCCAGCAAGTTCTACCA is a genomic window of Kaistia defluvii containing:
- a CDS encoding sodium-translocating pyrophosphatase — its product is MDVIYLIILCALLALAYGVWATRSVLAADAGSARMQEIAAAVREGASAYLRRQYMTIAIVGVVIFVIVAWLLSLTVAIGFAIGAILSGLAGFIGMNVSVRANVRTAQAATKSLAEGLEIAFKSGAITGMLVAGLALLGVAGYYFILTRIIGHSPDDRIVINALVSLGFGASLISIFARLGGGIFTKGADVGGDLVGKVEAGIPEDDPRNPATIADNVGDNVGDCAGMAADLFETYVVTVVATMVLAAIFFAASPIFGNIMLYPLGIGAVCILTSIAGTFFVKLGANQSIMGALYKGFIASALLSIIGLAIATQLLIGWGEIGTAAGFTITGTRLFLCGLVGLAVTGLIVWITEYYTGIGYRPVRSISQASVTGHGTNVIQGLAVSLESTALPTLVIVAGIISTYSLAGLFGTAVAVSTMLGLAGMVVALDAFGPVTDNAGGIAEMAGLPKEVRKSTDALDAVGNTTKAVTKGYAIGSAGLGALVLFAAYNYDLTYFITEANKEGSTAFQYFKGVIPDFTLSNPYVVVGLLLGGLIPYIFGGITMTAVGRAAGAIVEEVRRQFRDKPGIMAGTEKPDYGRAVDILTKAAIKEMVVPSLLPVLAPIVVYFLIYWIAGKSEAFSTVGAMLLGVIVTGLFVAISMTSGGGAWDNAKKSFEDGFVDANGQTHYKGSDAHKASVTGDTVGDPYKDTAGPAVNPAIKITNIVALLLLAVLAQ
- the plsX gene encoding phosphate acyltransferase PlsX; the encoded protein is MVQAIRIAIDAMGGDNGPATVLAGADIALVRRPELRYQLFGEEKAVLPLLESYPRVKAASTFTHCDVTVQMDDKPSQALRKGRWKSSMWRALEAVKKGEADAALSAGNTGALMAMSKFCLRTMAGIERPALAAIWPTLRGESVVLDVGATINADAQQLIDFAMMGGAMARALLDVEKPTVGLLNIGVEEMKGLEEVRVAGQLLREADLKHLRYMGFVEGDDIGKGTVDVVVTEAFAGNIALKTAEGTARQISTHLRDAMSRTLMGKIGYLFAKGAFQQLRQKLDPRASNGAVLLGLNGIVIKSHGGTDGVGFANAIEVGYSMAKNDFLSKINQDLSDYHRAGFARGVAAIVDEGAM
- a CDS encoding outer membrane protein — translated: MRALYLAAIAAVVTSSACAADLAPEPAPVALPEAFNWTGFYAGVHGGYGWAKTDGDYFAPVETPQPDGFFGGGQVGYNFEFSNKVVLGVEADAAWADLSDDTVYNNTFIFPYSLGYQAKVESFGTVRGRAGYAIDRFLPYVTGGFAWANTELDSQFTQSFPVTFDSHGSDTQTFTGWTVGAGFEYAFAGNVTAKVEYLYADLGSKYFHLGDAGPFPVDLKMQTAKLGLNYKF
- a CDS encoding ubiquinol-cytochrome C chaperone family protein; translated protein: MFRRLFTRNRRNEAIAYSLYGAIVAQARQPALYTEFAVPDTLDGRFDMIVLHGFLLFHRLKDESAEDRQVGQDVFDIFLKDMDGTLREMGVGDISVPKKLKKMAEAFFGRIRAYDEALLSGERAKLVDAIERNVFPDGASAAVGERIADYVEAAVVALAAQPLPVILSGKLDYSSLPTPSAAA
- a CDS encoding NUDIX hydrolase is translated as MDELILERPSRRRTPIEDGDSFQQFGALPWRRNKHGDIRVLLVTSRERGRWLFPKGWLAEGRTAHESAATEAFEEAGVIGDVDDRALGSYNYEKILRDQSTVDCIVTMFALRVRGTLLQWRERGERKRRWCNLSEAIDLVSDEGLGRLLREVQADGRLLAQADVPPKR
- a CDS encoding MurR/RpiR family transcriptional regulator, translated to MPSRKPPVSTAAIDIVSRIERVETDLSPAERRVAEVVRQDFEAATRLTIADLASKAGVSQPTVTRFCRSVGCGSFNEFKIGLATTLTVAAVYLRSDRVFSDDVGQLAQTIMMRAATTVRETLDQLDTAAVGAAIDAFAKARRIDLYGQGGGSAAMIEDAKLRLFRLGIPVSVYTDGHQMRMSAATLQPGDAVFAISNSGNSRAVIQAVEIAGSFGATTVAMTRPGTPLAKAAGTVIPIVIEEDGNILLPTPSRYAHMAVIDTIAAGVAVKLGGKGREALRRVRYTVASIGIAIPTPSTDPGPLNQTVRSDE
- a CDS encoding YceD family protein — protein: MTELSLTRNIDVSHLGNAGVKQHIVANAAERQSLQTAFDLLGLVSLEADVELKPWGPKGVKVDGRLRAEVVQACVVTLQPVPAHIDHRFSLSFLPPDAIAEDPKTVAEAEVIVIYDEEDPPEPLEGHSIDFGPILAEQLALALDPYPRAPGASLQDPVEEGAENAASPFAALSKLRDK
- a CDS encoding integration host factor subunit alpha, with translation MSGKTVTRADLCEAVYQKVGLSRTESADLVESVLDEISACIVRGESVKLSSFGSFLVRSKGERVGRNPKTGEEVPIAPRRVMVFKPSNVLKQRINGSLVPNGHDTSEDE
- a CDS encoding outer membrane protein assembly factor BamE; amino-acid sequence: MRDRRLAVSPIVRRASVGMLAAVAIVSLGACTKIASGAGGLGGLNETYQSGYVPPRNAVEQVPVGASREQVQIVLGSPSTSAEYDGEVYYYISQTRKRPVAFMNRKVVDQKILAVYFNKKNEVEKVANYGIQDGKIFDYVSQTTPTGGKDQGFLEQVLTGTVGMGANPFGG
- a CDS encoding beta-ketoacyl-ACP synthase III, with the protein product MSFIRSVVLGCGSYLPEKTLTNAQLSEMVETSDDWIVQRTGIRERHIAAEGELTSDLATAAAKLALSDAGLTIGEIDMIIVATATPDDTFPATAVTVQRKLGMEHGAAFDMQAVCSGFVFALSTADAFIRASQAKRILVIGAETFSRILDWTDRTTCVLFGDGAGAVILGASVQDGTREDRGVLTTHLRSDGRHREKLYVDGGPSSTGTVGHLRMEGREVFKHAVGMITDVIEDAFRATGYGADDVDWFVPHQANLRIIDGSAKKLGIESEKVVRTVSLHGNTSAASIPLALSVARDDGRIKRGDLILLEAMGGGFTWGSVLLRW